In Blautia wexlerae DSM 19850, a single window of DNA contains:
- a CDS encoding M56 family metallopeptidase: MCLTAQKKIRIRIKNKTAGYAGIACFSFALKGNRAGSPHFKIVRFKWWEHVTGRVSARWKYFIWLLITISLCVPVRLPENLALVDFKVLRSSQQNTQNPKITDYAVRPEESQKITETVSSASNDMKNLTEIPEQKRTVRYESDKWLGIVAVIFVAVWLSVAVLKLTGELLAYYFSIRNLERMSLQVSDTVGIQMYRAACQKKHVRRRPELRQNAGLTTPLLAGLFHTKLYLPATGYSAEERKLIFYHELTHYCHRDLWYKMLLRICASIYWFNPFLLIMLKEADKDIENLCDTAVVRRVNKKEHKLYRQLLLRTVAMENQIPYVSASLNDSEMVFKDRILYMVNIRKLRRGILPGILVTLLLAGGNLVFNVSAGTDTVSVETEKSGIEKNADSEKNNVPDYAPFSEMVTMQKDAETQGEGGVTENADTEDSVDEEEKADAETNDEPAMENSGQVSETTDDGITSDNNESVSSYENLPAGVPYTSGFTTASGVASIVAPGGGDEESRVLYDNGDGTYSDDYGSRYSYQGDGNWADANGNSYRTWNDEDYYSGNQLEQHELQGSNGTVTVKETTNGDYYYCDADGVGYTDNGDGTWTDENGNIYTE, translated from the coding sequence ATGTGCCTGACGGCACAGAAAAAGATCCGTATCCGAATAAAAAATAAAACCGCAGGATACGCGGGGATAGCCTGTTTTAGCTTTGCCCTAAAGGGCAATCGAGCAGGAAGCCCCCACTTCAAAATCGTAAGATTTAAGTGGTGGGAGCATGTCACAGGACGTGTATCAGCGAGATGGAAGTACTTTATCTGGCTGTTGATTACGATAAGCCTTTGTGTTCCGGTGCGCCTTCCGGAGAATCTGGCACTGGTGGATTTCAAAGTACTTAGAAGCAGTCAACAGAATACGCAAAACCCGAAGATAACGGATTACGCAGTCAGACCAGAGGAAAGTCAGAAGATAACAGAAACCGTATCATCTGCGAGCAATGACATGAAAAATCTGACAGAAATCCCGGAACAAAAGAGAACTGTCAGGTACGAATCAGATAAATGGCTGGGAATTGTGGCTGTGATTTTTGTTGCTGTCTGGCTGAGTGTAGCGGTACTTAAACTGACAGGAGAATTGCTGGCATATTATTTTTCTATAAGGAATCTGGAACGGATGAGTCTGCAGGTAAGTGATACGGTGGGTATTCAGATGTACCGTGCAGCATGTCAAAAGAAGCACGTACGCAGAAGACCGGAGCTCAGGCAAAACGCAGGTCTTACCACACCGCTTCTTGCGGGACTTTTTCATACAAAATTGTATCTACCAGCAACCGGGTATTCAGCAGAAGAAAGAAAACTTATCTTTTACCATGAACTTACACATTACTGTCATCGGGATCTCTGGTATAAGATGCTCCTTCGAATCTGTGCATCGATATACTGGTTCAATCCCTTTCTTCTTATCATGCTGAAAGAAGCGGATAAGGATATTGAGAATCTGTGTGATACAGCAGTTGTTCGCAGAGTTAATAAAAAAGAACATAAATTATATCGACAGCTGCTTCTCAGGACAGTGGCCATGGAAAATCAGATTCCATATGTGTCAGCAAGTCTTAATGACAGCGAAATGGTGTTTAAAGATCGGATTCTGTATATGGTGAACATTCGGAAGCTTCGCAGAGGAATTCTTCCGGGAATTCTTGTGACGTTGCTGCTTGCAGGCGGTAATCTGGTATTTAATGTTTCTGCCGGGACAGATACAGTTTCAGTAGAGACGGAGAAGTCTGGTATTGAAAAAAATGCAGATTCAGAGAAAAATAATGTACCGGATTATGCACCGTTTTCTGAAATGGTAACTATGCAGAAAGATGCTGAAACACAGGGCGAAGGAGGGGTGACAGAGAATGCAGATACAGAGGATTCTGTAGACGAAGAGGAAAAAGCAGATGCGGAAACAAACGATGAACCTGCTATGGAAAACAGCGGACAGGTAAGTGAAACGACCGATGATGGAATTACCTCTGACAACAACGAGTCTGTTTCATCTTATGAGAATCTGCCAGCAGGCGTACCATATACCAGTGGATTCACTACTGCTTCCGGTGTAGCATCAATTGTAGCACCGGGTGGAGGAGATGAAGAATCCAGAGTTCTTTACGATAACGGAGATGGGACCTATTCTGATGATTATGGGAGCCGATACAGTTATCAGGGAGATGGAAACTGGGCAGATGCTAATGGCAATTCATATCGTACCTGGAATGACGAAGATTATTATTCCGGAAACCAACTGGAACAGCATGAACTCCAGGGCAGTAACGGTACCGTTACTGTAAAAGAAACAACAAACGGAGATTATTACTATTGTGACGCAGATGGGGTCGGATACACAGACAATGGTGATGGCACTTGGACGGATGAGAATGGGAACATCTATACAGAATAA